Below is a genomic region from Rhodococcus sp. WMMA185.
CCCGTCGAGAGCAGCAGTCGGTTGACCATGCCGTAGATGCCGCTGCCAACTACGGTGTTTTCCGCGGCGGTCTCGCCCACCCATGTCAGGCCCGAGTTGAACGCCGGATACAAGAACGCCATCAGGACACCGACAACGAGGCCCGCGACCGCGGTGAGAATGGGAACCAGCCTGCGCCCGTTGAAGAACCCAAGATAGTCCGGCAGTTTGGTGCGGTAGAAGCGCTGCCACAGAATCGCGGACAGCACCCCCATCACGATGCCGGCGAGAACGCCGTAATCGATCAACGCCTGACCACCGTTCGGGTCGGTCTTGCCGGCAAGGACCACCGGCGACATCGCCTCGAACACACCGTGCACGACCATGTACCCGACGACCGCGGCGAGGGCCGTCGAACCGTCCGCTTTCTTCGCCCACCCGATGGCAATGCCGACCGCGAAAATCAGGGGCAGCCAGGTGAACACCGACTGCCCAGCCGCGGAGATGACGGTCGCGGCGCTGTGCAGCGAATCGAAACGCCCGAGCAGGTCGTCCTGACCGAGTCGAAGCAGGATGCCTGCCGCGGGAAGCACGGCAATGGGCAGCATCAGGCTGCGTCCGAGGCGTTGCAGCCCGGCGAACGCTTTCGATTCCTTCTTCGGAGCCTTCTCCTCCTGCGGCGTGTCTACAACCGTCATATCGACCTTCTCCATGCGCTCCGTGTCGCCGAATCGGCGCCTGACAATTCCCGTGTTCGGCAGCGAAAGCCATCGCTCGGGAAGCTATTGTGAACCAGCCCCGCAACGGGTACTGTCCGGTCATAACCAGTTGCCAGTCTGACCAGGTGAGCGCTGGATGTCAACAGAAAACTGTGACCCGGCTTACCTGCTTGGCCACTCCATCCACGGTACGAAAAGAAATGACAAGGGAGGACCGATGTCCAAAGCGAGCGCAATCATCAACGGCCTAGGCGGCGCCGACAACATCGTCGAGATCGAGGCGTGCATCACCCGACTGCGTACCGAAGTCAAGGACGGCACCCAGGTCGACGAGGCCGCTCTCAAGGCCGCCGGGGCTCACGGCGTCCTCAAATCCGGCAGTGTCGTTCAGGTAGTCGTCGGCCCCGAAGCGGAAACGCTGGCCGACGACATCGAGGACGAGCTGTGAGTCTGTCCGTTCACGCCCCACTCCCCGGGCGGGTGCTTGCCCTTGCCGACGTGCCCGACAAGGTGTTCGCGGGCCAACTGGTGGGCGCCGGCGTCGCGATCGAGCCGGCACGCGACCGTGGCGCGCTCGACGTGCAGGCCCCGATCTCGGGCAAGATCCTCAAACTGCACCCACACGCATTCATAATCTTGGGCACCGCGGGAGGCGGAGTGCTGGTTCATGTGGGAATCGACACGGTGAAGCTGAAGGGCGAAGGGTTCACGCTGCTGGCGGAGGAAGGTGACACGGTCGACGCGGGCGACCCCGTCGTGCGATTCGACCCGAACGAGATCGACAGGACGGGACACCCGGCCGTCTGCCCTGTGGTTGTTATGGACTCCAAACCGAATTCTGTGATCACCAACATGATTGACGCTCAGGTAGCTACTGGGGACGACCTCTTCGAGTGGACGGCGCCATAAGCCGACCGGTTCACACACTACGGCGGGCGCGCTCGTTCCCTTGGACTTCCATCTGCAGTTGATAGCGGTCGGACCGGTACCAGCTGCGGGTGTGCTCTATGGGGACCTGGCCGCTGAAGGAGACCCGGTCGAAGTGCATTACCGGAGCTCCCCTCTTGATACCGAGCAACGTCGCGATCTCCGAGCTGGCACCGTCGGCGCTTACGGACTGCTCCGCTCGTTCGATGGGCATGTCGTACCGGTCCGAGGTGGCGCGATAGATCGATCCGGTGAGGTCGAGGTCGATCAGCCCGGGAAGCAATGTGGCGTTGAACCACCCGTCGTCGACGCTCATCGGCTCGCCGTCGGCGAGTCGCAGTCTCTTGACATGGTAGGCACGTGTATCGAGCGCGAGGTGTAGCGCCTTTGCGGTGGCCGCCGGCACCGTGTCCTCTTCCCGCAGGAGCACAACAGTCGTCGGTGCGTGCCCCTGCGCTCGCATCTCCTCGGTGAACGAGGCCAGGTGAAGCTTCGATTGCACGGGACGGGGCGCCACGAATGTGCCCTTGCCGCGCACCCGGACCAGATACCCCTCGTTGACGAGTTGGCCGATGGCCTCACGAACGGTGATCCGACTGACGCCGTAGTCCTGCATCAGTTGTCGCTCACTGGTCATGAGGTCGCCGTGTTCCAACTCCTTGGTGCACTTGTGCAACAGAATCGCACGGAGCTGCTCGTGCTTGGGAATCACACTGTCTTGCAAATGTTCGGCGATCATTCAGGCGACTCCAGATCTCTCGGGGATTCCACCCAGATCGGGCGCCTCATAGGTCCGATCCGGTCCGATCCAATGCTGAGGATACTCGACCTGCGGCAGTCCGGCCTACCCACTCCGAATCGCGAAAACTTGCGTATAGCGCTACATATCGGGCCGGCGGAGGTCACGATCCGCACAACACGGACTAATGACCGGTTCTCACACCTACGGCCAGCGCCTCGAGATACCTACGCACCATCGCCTTCTGTACGGCGCGGCCCGCAGGGCCACCGAGCCTGGTGAACCACCGCCCCGGCCTCGAGAATGCGGAAACAGTGGCGAGCACCGTTCCGTCCGAACGCTGTTCGACGACGAATCGTTCCTCGCCTCTCTGGGGATGTCCGGCGAGCGTACCGTAGGCGAATCCACTGCAGTGCGGTTCATCGACGACGTAGATCACGCGGCACCGAAACCGCAACCGGGCGGAACCAATCCCCCAACCTAGCTCGACCTCGGTTCCGGCCGTAGCCGTCGGCGCACTGGCCCGCACATTCAGCCCGGCGCCACGGTGCATTCCCCAGCCGAAGAGGTGCGAGACCGCGGCGTCGAATGCCGCCGCATCCGAGCCGATTACCTTCCGCTCGACGAGATGGTGATACCCTGCGGGAAAAGGCATCTCACGGGTCGCACCAACGTGCGGGTAGCTGAGTCCATTCTCATCAGACGGCTTGTTGATAGTTCGCACCTCCCTTCAGAGCAGGTTCGATACCCCGCGATTAATGTTTCACATAGCGAAGTTTCAGGCGCAGGGGAACAGTGCGGCAGCGGTGGCTGCGACCTCCCATTGCTGGGTGAACCTCTCGTAAATCTCGTCGAGCGCGGGCCGCAGGGGCTCGATCTGGCGCGTGACGAGCGCCTCGTCGTTGATAGCAGCAATGGGGTGCCAATAGACGCCATCTGCGGTGACGGTGACCTCAGGTACGAGTGATTCGGTAGAGATGACCAGTCCTTTTACCGCAGCGCCCTGGCGCGCCATGGGTCTGATCAGTTGGTCGTCGCGGCCTATGCCGAGTTGATCGCAGAACTCATGCAATTCGGCGATCGTGCCCGGCTGGGGCGAGGCGATGGTGGCGGCGATGCGCACGTGGAACCCCATTTCCAGGGCCAACCGGATACCGGCCACCGCTTTGGCCCAGCTACCGGACCCGCGATGCGAATCGTGAAGGCCGGGGGTGGCGGAATCGAGGCTGATCAGCAAGGCGAGACCCTGCCGGGGCAACGACTCGAGCGACCGCAGCCCTCGCCCTTTGAACACCATCGCGTTGGTCAGGACCGTGGTCGGCAATGCCTCGGTGCAGATGCGGACGATCTCCCCGATGTCGGGAAGGAGGAAGGGCTCGCCCCCGGTCAGGTAGATCTCCCCGACCCCCCAATCGGCCGCTTCGGCGACCAGCCGGGCGATCCTATCGACGCCGAGCTCGCGACGCGGAGCCCGTGGAGACGAAGAGACGCAGCAGTAGTCACATGCGAGGTTGCAGTGGAAGTTCGTGTAGAGCCAGAGCCGTGCGCCCGGCATCCGATCCGGACCCAGCACGTCACGCGGGTCGGGAGCATGGCCGCGCCGTACGACAAGCGTCCCGACATCACTGGCATCGACGTCCTCCCGAACTATGGTGTTTCCGCTGTGAGCGCACCATCTTCGGGCCATTATGAGATCCTCACCAGACCTGATTGCAACCTCACCGGTCCCACCATCGGACAGTCCCGTCATCAGTCGCATCAGGTCCAGGATCACCATCGTGAATCCACACCCTGTTTCTCGACTGCCTCGAACAGGCTCTTGTAGCCGTCAAGGTGCGGGCGCACCCATTGTCGTAGCCCCTCTAGTTCGAGGATCTTGCGATGCTCTGGGATGTCCCAATCCATGTCGAGTAGCAAGTCCACCCAGGGCGTATATCGCGCGGCGGGCAGGGTGTCCATGGCCGTGAACATGCAGTGGCAGTACTCGGGTGTACGCCACACCGCCTCGACCGCGTCCGGCATCAGTTCTTCTTTTCCCATGGCGTTCCAGGTGCTGATTCCGATCGCGGCGACGTCCGCATCACCGGCGAGGACCGCACCGATCGCGTCGAGTTCACTGCGGCCGGTGTCGCCGTGCTTGCCGATGTCGCTGTCGAATCGCTTGACGGACAGCTCGGTGCGCGGGACTCCCGACTCGGCGAGGTAGTGCAGAGGCAGGATAGCGGCGTGGGCCGAATCCGCCGACCCCAGGGCGAGGCGTCTTCCCGCGAAATCGTCCGGTCCGGCAATTCCACTGCCCGGGGGAGCAACGAACACAGTGCAGAAGGTGGTGTCGGTGTCTCGTTGCGCGAGCGGAATGCAGTGGCCGCCAGTTTGCATGACCGTGCGCACGTAGGCGAGGTTGGTGTTCCAGGCGATATCGATATGCCCTGCGATGAGTTCTTCGACTTGGCGGCCGTAGTTGGAGAAGAGAACGAAATCCATCTCGGCGTCGGTTCCGCGGAAGTAGTCGCGGATTCCCTCCCAGATAGGCACCATGTTGGGGCTGTATGCCACGGCGCCGACGATCAGTGGTCTGGTCATTGCGCACCCCTCAGAACAGTGGCAGGCCTGATACGGCCTTGCCGTAGAAGTCGTACAGAACATCCGCGGTGGGGGCCATTACCGACCCTGCTCGGGCATCGCGAAACGCTCGCTCAATTGGCAGATGTTTGGAGAATGCAGCACCTCCACACACCCTCATGGCCGTGTCGGTGATCTCCAGGGCGGCATCGTTGGCCGATGCCTTCACTGCGAGCACGTTCAGCATCGTCGCCTCATCCGGGTCACCCACGCTGCGCGCCGCGTGCGCCAGGAAGGCTTGCTGAGCCGTAAGGCTGATACCCATACGCGCGATCTGAGCCCGGATGGTCGGCAACGCCGACAGCGCCTCGTTTTGGTGCTCGAGCCTTGCGCTACTGACATGAGAGATCGCGGCAGTGTTCGCGGCCGACGAAAGGCCGAGCGACACGGCAGCATTGCCCAGGTTGAACCAAGGAAGCCCGGTATCCATCATCAACCCGAAGCCCGCGCCTTCATCACCCAATCGGTGGGCAACAGGGATCGACGAGTCGATCCTCATCGGTGACGACGCGTTGCCCCGTAACCCCAGCCCCTTCCAGGGGCCGGCGACCGTCATCCCCGCCTCACCTTTCGACATTGCGAACAGGTCGACCTCGCCCGCTGATCCGGAGGTCGAACCCGTCGAAACCAAATAGACATCGGCATAGCCGGCGGAGGTGACCCAACTCTTGTCAGCCTGCACAGAAACGGTGCTGCCATTCGCGGAAGCGGACGAGACCGGCGCCCAGAAGTGCGAGCGCGAGCCCTTCTCGCTGAACGCCACCGTTCCCAGCAGAGCCCCCTCAGCCATCCCGGTGAGCAGATCCGGCATCCCCGGTGGCGGCGCATCGGCGAACGTGACTGCGGCGACGGTATGCATCAGATAGATCATCGCAGTGGACCCGCAGGCCGATGCCAGTTCGCCGAGGACCTCGGTGAACTCCATCGGTCCGCACCCCAAGCCGCCGACGTCCTCCGGCAAAACCAACCCCAACAGATCACTACTACGAAGCGCATCCACAGCTTCTGCGGGAAATACCCCCTCTGTATCGACCCGCTCGGCATTTCGGCGAGCGATCTCGGTGATCTGGCCAAGGGCTTCGTGTGGAATCATCCAGTCCTCGATTCTGTGTATGAGTTCGGATTGGCGATCACCGGGCACGGCGCGTGGCGCGTCAGGAACTGCCCTGGTGCGTAACGTTCGAGGCGGACGCGGCGAGATCGTGGGATCGACCGAGCCACCGTGCCGCCGCCATACTCACGACCGCGGCACACAGGAATACCGCGGCGGTGGTATTGGTGCCGCCCAGCCAGACGTCTGTGCGGCTTGACTGGAGATAGATACTCACAGCGGCCAGTACGGACAGAGCGGCTGCGGCGTACGCGAGGACGCCGCTGCCCCTGATTGCCGCGGCGAGCGTGCAGGCAGCAATCACCAGCAGAGCGATCACACCGGCGAGGTTGTAGGTGCCGAGTCCGATTTCCAGGTCTTCGGTTCCGACCAGCCCACCGACCGATGCCCACCGGTCGGTCTGGAAAGACGCGATCAAGGCGGCGATACCGAGGAGGGCGAGCACAATGCCCCACGTACGGAGCAGTGACGCAGCAGCGGGGGGACCGTTCCCCTTGCGGGCCTGTGCCCGCAGGGCATCCACCGCAAAGTACCGAGTCGACCACGTACACAACAGAACTACGTGAATGCCGATCATCATGAAGTAGCTCCACGGCCACTCACCAGGAGCCTCGGCAACCGAGAGACCGATGGCGAGTGACTGCGCGATCCCCAGCAACGCGGCGACCCGGACGAATGTTCCGGTGAGCAACAGCACCGCCAGCACTGTTTCCACTACAAGTGTCAACCACCCGAATATCAGAAAATTCGGTAAGACCAGGTGCTCGACCACCCAACTGAACGGAGGAAACACCGGATGATCGACGGCAGCGCGGGTGAAGTAATACAACCCGGTGTCGCTGTTTCGGCCGAAGTCCGGCGGGTTCTTCCACACGACGTTGTACAACCACATCAGCCCGGCCAAGACTCTCAGCCCGGTCAACGCCGCCCCGGACACTCGCGGTGAGGGTTCACCATCCGAGAGCAACAGGCCGAGCGAATGGAGGCGTCGGTTGCTTCTCACACATAGAAGTCTGCCTGGCCTCCGACACCGACGTCCACCGATCGTTCTCGTTCCCCGGCGGGCTCTATTCGCCTAGGAGTCTTCCGGCCTGGCGATATTCCCCCGGATCAGTCTCCTACCCGTAGAATCGGGGCAAAAGGGGCGCGTTGTCTTTCGTGGAAATGTCAGCACCCGGCGCGCCCGCTCCTTCGAACGTGGTGGAACGCGGGAGGTGAGCATGCAACCGTCTCAGCGGCTGCGGCCACTGTCCCGGCGGATGATTGCCCTGATCACCGCCATCTTGGTCTTCGTCGTTCTATTGCTGATAGGCCCTCGCCTCGTCGGCGTCTACACCGACTGGCTGTGGTTCGGCGAAGTCGGCTACCGCAGCGTGTGGGGCACCGTGCTGGTCACCCGGTTGATCCTGTTCGCCGTAGTAACCCTTCTGATAGGTGCCGTGATCTTCGCCGCGCTGGCGGCGGCCTATCGTTCCCGCCCACTGTTCGCGGCGGCCGCGGCCACGAGGGACCCGATCGAGCAGTATCGGACCGTGGTCATGAGGCGAACGCGATTGTTCGGCATCGGCCTGCCCCTACTGCTCGCCCTGCCCTTCGGACTCAGTGCACAAGCGAACTGGGACACGGTGCAACTCTTCCTACGCGGAGGCAGCTTCGGAACCGTGGACGCGGAGTTCGGGCACGACATCGGCTTCTACGTCTTCGACCTGCCGCTCTACCGATTAATCCTGACCTGGCTGTTCGTCGCTGTCTTCCTCGCCTTTTTGATAAGCCTGGGCACCCACTATCTCTTCGGCGCAATCAGGCTGTCGCAAAAGCCCAAGAGCAGCGGGATCGAGGTGACCCGCTCGGCACGCATCCAGCTCGCGGTCCTC
It encodes:
- a CDS encoding PTS transporter subunit EIIC gives rise to the protein MTVVDTPQEEKAPKKESKAFAGLQRLGRSLMLPIAVLPAAGILLRLGQDDLLGRFDSLHSAATVISAAGQSVFTWLPLIFAVGIAIGWAKKADGSTALAAVVGYMVVHGVFEAMSPVVLAGKTDPNGGQALIDYGVLAGIVMGVLSAILWQRFYRTKLPDYLGFFNGRRLVPILTAVAGLVVGVLMAFLYPAFNSGLTWVGETAAENTVVGSGIYGMVNRLLLSTGLHHILNSTVWFLVGDYHNANGDLVRGDLNRFFAGDPTAGVFMTGFFPIMMFALPAAAFAIWRTAKPSQKKLVGGIMLSTALTAFLTGITEPLEFAFMFVAWPLYLIHAFLTGTSHALVNALGIHDGFTFSAGFIDYMLNFGKATNAWMLIPIGLGYAVIYFVLFSFVIKKWNLRTPGREDDSETDSSASDFDIQKAEK
- a CDS encoding glucose PTS transporter subunit EIIB, with amino-acid sequence MSKASAIINGLGGADNIVEIEACITRLRTEVKDGTQVDEAALKAAGAHGVLKSGSVVQVVVGPEAETLADDIEDEL
- a CDS encoding PTS sugar transporter subunit IIA is translated as MSLSVHAPLPGRVLALADVPDKVFAGQLVGAGVAIEPARDRGALDVQAPISGKILKLHPHAFIILGTAGGGVLVHVGIDTVKLKGEGFTLLAEEGDTVDAGDPVVRFDPNEIDRTGHPAVCPVVVMDSKPNSVITNMIDAQVATGDDLFEWTAP
- a CDS encoding GntR family transcriptional regulator — protein: MIAEHLQDSVIPKHEQLRAILLHKCTKELEHGDLMTSERQLMQDYGVSRITVREAIGQLVNEGYLVRVRGKGTFVAPRPVQSKLHLASFTEEMRAQGHAPTTVVLLREEDTVPAATAKALHLALDTRAYHVKRLRLADGEPMSVDDGWFNATLLPGLIDLDLTGSIYRATSDRYDMPIERAEQSVSADGASSEIATLLGIKRGAPVMHFDRVSFSGQVPIEHTRSWYRSDRYQLQMEVQGNERARRSV
- a CDS encoding DUF1990 family protein; protein product: MRTINKPSDENGLSYPHVGATREMPFPAGYHHLVERKVIGSDAAAFDAAVSHLFGWGMHRGAGLNVRASAPTATAGTEVELGWGIGSARLRFRCRVIYVVDEPHCSGFAYGTLAGHPQRGEERFVVEQRSDGTVLATVSAFSRPGRWFTRLGGPAGRAVQKAMVRRYLEALAVGVRTGH
- a CDS encoding Rv1681 family radical SAM protein — translated: MVILDLMRLMTGLSDGGTGEVAIRSGEDLIMARRWCAHSGNTIVREDVDASDVGTLVVRRGHAPDPRDVLGPDRMPGARLWLYTNFHCNLACDYCCVSSSPRAPRRELGVDRIARLVAEAADWGVGEIYLTGGEPFLLPDIGEIVRICTEALPTTVLTNAMVFKGRGLRSLESLPRQGLALLISLDSATPGLHDSHRGSGSWAKAVAGIRLALEMGFHVRIAATIASPQPGTIAELHEFCDQLGIGRDDQLIRPMARQGAAVKGLVISTESLVPEVTVTADGVYWHPIAAINDEALVTRQIEPLRPALDEIYERFTQQWEVAATAAALFPCA
- a CDS encoding Rv1680 family SBP-like protein; this translates as MTRPLIVGAVAYSPNMVPIWEGIRDYFRGTDAEMDFVLFSNYGRQVEELIAGHIDIAWNTNLAYVRTVMQTGGHCIPLAQRDTDTTFCTVFVAPPGSGIAGPDDFAGRRLALGSADSAHAAILPLHYLAESGVPRTELSVKRFDSDIGKHGDTGRSELDAIGAVLAGDADVAAIGISTWNAMGKEELMPDAVEAVWRTPEYCHCMFTAMDTLPAARYTPWVDLLLDMDWDIPEHRKILELEGLRQWVRPHLDGYKSLFEAVEKQGVDSRW
- the fadE16 gene encoding Rv1679 family acyl-CoA dehydrogenase, with the translated sequence MIPHEALGQITEIARRNAERVDTEGVFPAEAVDALRSSDLLGLVLPEDVGGLGCGPMEFTEVLGELASACGSTAMIYLMHTVAAVTFADAPPPGMPDLLTGMAEGALLGTVAFSEKGSRSHFWAPVSSASANGSTVSVQADKSWVTSAGYADVYLVSTGSTSGSAGEVDLFAMSKGEAGMTVAGPWKGLGLRGNASSPMRIDSSIPVAHRLGDEGAGFGLMMDTGLPWFNLGNAAVSLGLSSAANTAAISHVSSARLEHQNEALSALPTIRAQIARMGISLTAQQAFLAHAARSVGDPDEATMLNVLAVKASANDAALEITDTAMRVCGGAAFSKHLPIERAFRDARAGSVMAPTADVLYDFYGKAVSGLPLF
- a CDS encoding Rv1678 family membrane protein — translated: MRSNRRLHSLGLLLSDGEPSPRVSGAALTGLRVLAGLMWLYNVVWKNPPDFGRNSDTGLYYFTRAAVDHPVFPPFSWVVEHLVLPNFLIFGWLTLVVETVLAVLLLTGTFVRVAALLGIAQSLAIGLSVAEAPGEWPWSYFMMIGIHVVLLCTWSTRYFAVDALRAQARKGNGPPAAASLLRTWGIVLALLGIAALIASFQTDRWASVGGLVGTEDLEIGLGTYNLAGVIALLVIAACTLAAAIRGSGVLAYAAAALSVLAAVSIYLQSSRTDVWLGGTNTTAAVFLCAAVVSMAAARWLGRSHDLAASASNVTHQGSS